In the Streptobacillus moniliformis DSM 12112 genome, one interval contains:
- the trmD gene encoding tRNA (guanosine(37)-N1)-methyltransferase TrmD: MKIRVLTLFTDIFKIYLSQTIMQRANDQNIKIDIENIRDYSDNKHKQVDDTPFGGGAGMVLKPEPFWKYFVNLRKSKIKKPFTIFVTPQGKKLTQEKLIELSKMEDLCIISGKYEGLDQRVIDKFVDEEISIGDYVLSSGDLPSLVIIDGIMRMKDGIIKKESYETDSFYNGLLGFPQYTRPQMIDKMEVPEVLISGNHEKINQYREMKAIFKTLKNRPDLLEEKFKDKDFLRKYDEFLKLIETL, encoded by the coding sequence GTGAAAATAAGGGTTTTAACTTTATTTACTGATATATTTAAAATATATTTATCACAAACTATTATGCAGAGAGCAAATGATCAAAATATTAAGATAGATATAGAAAATATTAGAGATTATAGTGATAATAAACATAAACAAGTAGATGATACACCTTTTGGTGGTGGAGCAGGAATGGTACTTAAACCGGAACCTTTTTGGAAATATTTTGTTAATTTAAGAAAATCAAAAATTAAGAAACCTTTTACTATTTTTGTTACACCTCAAGGTAAAAAATTAACACAAGAAAAATTAATAGAATTATCTAAAATGGAAGATTTATGTATAATATCAGGTAAATATGAAGGTCTTGATCAAAGAGTAATAGATAAGTTTGTAGATGAAGAAATTTCTATAGGAGATTATGTATTAAGTAGTGGAGATTTACCTTCTCTAGTTATAATAGATGGAATTATGCGTATGAAAGATGGAATAATAAAAAAAGAATCATATGAAACAGATTCTTTCTACAATGGATTATTAGGTTTCCCTCAATATACTAGACCGCAAATGATAGATAAAATGGAAGTTCCAGAAGTTTTAATATCGGGTAATCATGAAAAAATTAATCAGTATAGAGAAATGAAAGCAATATTTAAAACTTTAAAAAATAGACCAGATTTATTAGAAGAAAAATTTAAAGATAAAGATTTTTTGAGAAAATACGATGAATTTTTAAAGTTGATAGAAACATTGTAA
- a CDS encoding RNA methyltransferase produces MRNNVFLGLVHYPVYNKNSEVVATSVTNFDIHDISRTCRTYDINKYFIITPVDAQQELTSRILGFWQEGDGIDFNKDRNEAFENTLLSDSIEKSVEEIIKITGKKPKIITTSARLFEKTISFEKLSEKIFNDDEVYFILFGTGWGLTQEIMDLSDYILEPIRINTRYNHLSVRAAVAIILDRLFGEN; encoded by the coding sequence ATGAGAAATAATGTTTTTTTAGGATTAGTACATTATCCAGTATATAATAAAAATAGTGAAGTTGTTGCAACTTCTGTTACAAATTTTGATATACACGACATATCAAGAACTTGTAGAACTTATGATATAAATAAATATTTTATTATTACTCCAGTAGATGCTCAACAAGAACTAACATCAAGAATACTAGGTTTTTGGCAAGAAGGAGATGGAATAGATTTTAATAAAGATAGAAATGAAGCATTTGAAAATACACTTTTATCAGATAGTATAGAAAAAAGTGTAGAAGAAATAATAAAAATTACAGGTAAAAAACCTAAAATTATTACAACATCAGCAAGATTATTTGAAAAGACAATTTCATTTGAAAAATTATCTGAAAAAATATTTAATGATGATGAAGTTTATTTTATCTTATTTGGAACAGGTTGGGGATTAACTCAAGAAATTATGGATCTTTCAGATTATATCTTAGAACCAATAAGAATAAATACAAGATACAATCATCTTTCAGTAAGGGCAGCAGTAGCAATTATTTTAGATAGATTATTTGGAGAAAATTAG
- the rimM gene encoding ribosome maturation factor RimM (Essential for efficient processing of 16S rRNA), with product MEDLILIGTITGTHRLLGTLKVRTIFPLLDELKNLNVIIKNDFNDIKIAKVENVKGITGKRALIDIDKIKNVDEAKSLIGYKIYVRADLIPEYEEDESIIGYRVLHDLEDIGEVVDIMDTAAHPILVVIKEEKEVLIPFIDVFVKEIEYDKKLIKVELLEGMI from the coding sequence ATGGAAGATTTAATATTAATAGGAACTATTACAGGAACACATAGACTTTTAGGTACATTAAAAGTTAGGACCATTTTTCCACTTTTAGATGAACTTAAAAATTTAAATGTTATTATAAAAAATGATTTTAATGATATTAAAATTGCTAAAGTTGAAAATGTTAAAGGTATTACTGGTAAAAGAGCTTTGATAGATATAGATAAGATAAAAAATGTAGATGAAGCTAAATCTTTAATAGGGTATAAGATATATGTTAGAGCAGATTTAATACCAGAATATGAAGAAGATGAATCAATTATTGGATATAGGGTATTACATGATTTAGAAGATATTGGTGAAGTAGTTGATATAATGGATACAGCAGCACATCCAATTTTAGTAGTTATAAAAGAAGAAAAAGAGGTTTTAATTCCATTTATAGATGTTTTCGTAAAAGAAATAGAATATGATAAAAAACTAATAAAAGTAGAATTATTAGAAGGAATGATATAG
- a CDS encoding ankyrin repeat domain-containing protein, translating into MKKILLLLSIIMLNMNIFAEDLLISKEKLEVEEKKEKILNEFFTAIKFSNNTLAVSYISGDEERNISIYPNEAYSPGFAPIVKKGVEKVDINAENKIGETALMVAIEYNNIYILEELLKKDVNVNVRHNVLGKYPLHTAIFFENFEAVKLLVEKYPEMVNFQSDVDGWHPLEDAALKGNYEIAKFLIEKGANPLHKDFNGGNAIDLAANFGKGDIVKLLRDKIKELRNNK; encoded by the coding sequence ATGAAAAAAATATTATTATTACTATCTATTATTATGCTTAATATGAATATTTTTGCTGAGGATTTATTGATTTCAAAAGAAAAATTAGAAGTAGAAGAAAAAAAAGAAAAAATTTTAAATGAATTTTTTACTGCAATTAAATTTTCAAATAATACTTTAGCAGTTTCATATATATCTGGAGATGAAGAAAGAAATATTAGTATTTATCCAAATGAAGCATATTCTCCTGGTTTTGCTCCAATAGTAAAAAAAGGAGTAGAAAAGGTAGATATTAATGCAGAAAATAAAATTGGAGAAACAGCATTAATGGTTGCTATAGAATATAATAATATATATATATTAGAAGAGTTATTAAAAAAAGATGTTAATGTAAATGTTAGACATAATGTACTAGGTAAATATCCTTTACATACTGCAATTTTTTTTGAAAACTTTGAAGCAGTTAAGTTATTGGTTGAAAAATATCCAGAAATGGTAAATTTTCAAAGTGATGTAGATGGTTGGCATCCACTTGAAGATGCAGCACTTAAAGGAAATTATGAAATTGCAAAATTTTTAATTGAAAAAGGTGCAAATCCATTACATAAAGATTTTAATGGTGGTAATGCAATTGATTTAGCTGCAAATTTTGGTAAAGGTGATATAGTTAAATTATTAAGAGATAAGATAAAAGAATTAAGAAATAATAAATAA
- the mnmA gene encoding tRNA 2-thiouridine(34) synthase MnmA: MKKRVVLGMSGGVDSSVAAILLKEAGYEVIGVFMKNWEEKDENGVCMSDIDYEDVISVAEQLEIPYYSVNFVKEYWDRVFEYFLSEYRLARTPNPDVMCNKEIKFKAFLDYANKLGADYIATGHYARLTTNEKGEKVLLRGVDNNKDQSYFLCGLNQKQLEKVLFPIGEYEKTEIRKIAEKYNLKTAKKKDSTGICFIGERNFNEFLSKYLPAKDGNIVDINGNILGSHHGLMYYTIGQRKGIGLGNTKEGTGEPYFVVDKNVEKNELIVAQGDDNLLYSKGLIANKFNFINEIELPFRCTVKFRYRQNDVSAVIDKIEEDRYQIIFDEKQRAVTLGQIVVLYDGEKCLGGGIIDQIIK, encoded by the coding sequence ATGAAAAAAAGAGTTGTTTTAGGAATGTCAGGAGGTGTTGATTCTTCTGTTGCTGCAATTTTACTTAAAGAGGCTGGTTATGAAGTAATAGGTGTATTTATGAAAAATTGGGAAGAAAAAGATGAAAATGGAGTTTGTATGTCAGATATTGATTATGAAGATGTAATATCAGTAGCTGAACAATTAGAAATACCATATTATTCAGTAAACTTTGTAAAGGAATATTGGGACAGAGTTTTTGAATATTTTTTATCTGAATATAGGCTTGCAAGAACTCCAAATCCAGATGTAATGTGTAATAAGGAAATAAAGTTTAAGGCATTTTTAGATTATGCAAATAAGTTAGGTGCAGACTATATAGCTACAGGACATTATGCAAGATTAACAACTAATGAAAAAGGAGAAAAAGTACTTTTAAGAGGAGTTGATAATAATAAAGATCAGAGCTATTTTCTGTGTGGATTAAATCAAAAACAATTAGAAAAAGTACTATTTCCAATAGGGGAATATGAAAAAACAGAAATACGTAAAATTGCAGAAAAATATAATTTGAAAACAGCTAAGAAAAAAGATAGTACAGGTATATGTTTCATAGGTGAAAGAAATTTTAATGAATTTTTATCTAAATATTTACCAGCTAAAGATGGAAATATAGTTGACATTAACGGAAATATTTTAGGTAGTCATCATGGGCTTATGTACTATACTATAGGGCAAAGAAAAGGAATAGGTCTTGGTAACACTAAAGAGGGTACAGGAGAACCATATTTTGTGGTAGATAAAAATGTTGAAAAAAATGAATTAATAGTTGCACAAGGGGATGATAATTTACTTTATTCAAAGGGATTAATAGCAAATAAGTTTAATTTTATTAATGAAATAGAATTACCATTTAGATGCACTGTTAAATTTAGATATAGACAAAATGATGTTTCAGCAGTTATAGATAAAATTGAAGAGGATAGATATCAAATAATTTTTGATGAAAAACAAAGAGCTGTAACTTTAGGTCAAATAGTAGTCTTATATGATGGAGAAAAATGTTTAGGTGGAGGAATAATTGATCAAATAATAAAGTAG
- a CDS encoding transcription antitermination factor NusB, which produces MKIKKDLIILLDEVIENKKYSNLQLKYMFENNSYTKGEKAFLNNMLNVTLKNLIYIDYVILKLARSIKRKTKQILRLSIAQILYTSTDIAGVIYEAVELGKEENIYQANFINSTLRNFIRKKDEIFEITPENIKLSYPTWFYDKVRNQFGEDKFREVLKRYKGKSTFSVRVNHKKISVNDFKDLLKMVDSEILFNISDVYYLNNNNVLKTKAYLTGDIVIQDGSSLLVVDMLAPSNEDEVLDVAAAPGGKSLAILQKYNPKKLVATDIHEHKVNMLKEFESKYMNFKAILADGREFSEGIYDKILLDVPCSGLGVLTKKPEKVYEIDLKVIKAIKKLQKKIFDNTYKLLKNGGEMVYSTCTILENENTNNVAYFLEKYSDLEVVDFEFPQDVKIIKDEFGGNLISYENEYLDGFYMIKFRKK; this is translated from the coding sequence ATGAAAATTAAAAAAGATTTGATAATATTACTTGATGAAGTAATAGAAAATAAGAAATATAGTAATTTGCAATTAAAATATATGTTTGAAAATAATTCGTATACTAAAGGTGAAAAAGCTTTTTTAAATAATATGTTAAATGTTACTCTTAAGAATTTAATTTACATAGACTATGTTATTTTAAAACTAGCTAGAAGTATTAAAAGAAAAACGAAGCAAATATTAAGATTAAGTATAGCACAAATACTGTATACAAGTACTGACATAGCTGGAGTTATATATGAGGCTGTTGAACTTGGTAAAGAAGAAAATATATATCAAGCAAATTTTATTAATTCAACATTAAGAAACTTTATTAGAAAAAAAGATGAGATATTTGAAATTACCCCAGAAAATATTAAGTTATCTTATCCAACATGGTTTTATGATAAGGTTAGAAATCAATTTGGAGAAGATAAATTTCGAGAAGTTTTAAAAAGATATAAGGGGAAAAGTACTTTCTCTGTAAGAGTTAATCACAAGAAAATATCTGTAAATGATTTTAAGGATTTATTAAAAATGGTAGATTCAGAAATCTTATTTAACATTTCAGATGTATATTATTTAAATAATAATAATGTACTTAAAACAAAGGCATATTTAACAGGAGATATAGTGATTCAAGATGGCTCTTCTTTATTAGTTGTAGATATGTTAGCTCCAAGTAATGAAGATGAAGTATTAGACGTGGCTGCTGCACCAGGTGGTAAATCACTTGCAATATTACAAAAGTATAACCCTAAAAAATTGGTGGCTACAGATATACATGAACATAAGGTTAATATGCTTAAAGAATTTGAAAGTAAATATATGAATTTTAAGGCAATATTAGCTGATGGAAGAGAGTTTTCAGAAGGGATATATGATAAAATATTACTTGATGTTCCTTGTTCTGGTTTGGGAGTTTTAACTAAAAAACCTGAAAAAGTTTATGAAATAGATTTAAAAGTTATTAAAGCAATAAAAAAATTACAAAAGAAAATATTTGATAATACATATAAATTATTGAAAAACGGTGGAGAAATGGTATATAGTACTTGTACTATACTTGAAAATGAAAATACAAATAATGTTGCATATTTTCTTGAAAAATATAGTGATCTTGAAGTTGTAGATTTTGAATTTCCTCAAGATGTAAAAATAATAAAAGATGAGTTTGGTGGGAACTTAATTTCATATGAAAATGAATATTTAGATGGCTTTTATATGATAAAATTTAGAAAAAAGTAG
- a CDS encoding NUDIX domain-containing protein has protein sequence MYINLDERLQFILNILNEYGEGYLVGGALRDIFLGFKPTDFDMATNIPMEELLHILSEHNPIIISEKYQVISIQVDEYKIEIARFRKENGILDGRNPQKFKFVENIEEDLARRDFTVNALAYNNNKGLIDKYGSIKDIENLELNIIGEDKALRLAEDNTRIYRALYLVSKYNFKLSCETKKAISNFKNHRKLNVSISGFGRLLDKILFNKYSYKSLKIMLDNDLFKFFIPELSVDNLDNATIKNTVNTYNVYCKYNVFEDKTIGYAILFLYSGKSKLDDNKFLVNSMIIAESYLKKIGLNMTDIILVKNLIYYSNIISRAINKETVKRMLFEFRNNKNVSKLLNFISFIHHHDDNYNETMKKTLELLSRIQSIYFEGDVVFINDLDINLVDLYNIGLDTEISKESIRQDIYKHVNEGNLNNKKEDIIEYIKDKYNVKFNVVKVSSAGGIVYRINRENNIEFLLVKILGGNWGFPKGHIEDNETKVMTAIREIKEETNLETIIVDPENFQKDISYITNTGELKYVTFFLARAISHNVLIDIGEISEYKWCSYGDALKILTYSSHRKLLQEARLYIFKE, from the coding sequence ATGTACATAAATTTAGATGAAAGATTACAATTTATATTAAATATTTTAAATGAGTATGGAGAAGGTTACTTGGTAGGTGGAGCATTAAGAGATATATTTTTAGGATTTAAACCTACTGACTTTGATATGGCTACTAATATTCCCATGGAAGAATTATTACATATTTTAAGTGAACATAACCCTATAATAATTTCTGAAAAATATCAAGTTATTTCAATACAAGTTGATGAATATAAGATAGAAATTGCAAGATTTAGAAAAGAAAATGGAATATTAGATGGTAGAAATCCACAAAAATTTAAATTTGTAGAAAATATTGAAGAAGATTTAGCTAGAAGAGATTTTACTGTAAATGCATTAGCCTACAACAATAATAAAGGTTTAATAGATAAGTATGGTTCAATTAAAGATATTGAAAATCTTGAATTAAATATCATTGGAGAAGATAAGGCACTTAGACTTGCAGAAGATAATACTAGAATATATAGGGCGTTGTACCTAGTTTCAAAATATAATTTTAAGTTATCATGTGAAACAAAGAAGGCAATATCTAATTTTAAAAATCATAGAAAACTTAATGTCAGTATAAGTGGATTTGGTAGATTGCTAGATAAAATATTATTCAATAAATATTCATATAAATCTTTAAAAATAATGTTAGATAATGATTTATTTAAGTTTTTTATTCCAGAATTGTCTGTAGATAATTTAGATAATGCTACTATTAAAAATACTGTAAATACATATAATGTATATTGTAAATACAATGTATTTGAAGATAAAACTATAGGATATGCCATACTTTTCCTATATTCAGGAAAAAGTAAACTAGATGATAATAAATTTTTAGTAAATAGTATGATAATTGCAGAATCATATTTAAAAAAAATTGGTTTAAATATGACAGATATTATTCTAGTTAAAAATCTCATTTATTATAGTAATATAATAAGTAGGGCAATAAATAAGGAAACTGTTAAAAGAATGTTATTTGAATTTAGAAATAATAAAAATGTTTCTAAATTACTAAACTTTATATCATTTATTCATCATCATGATGATAATTATAACGAAACAATGAAGAAAACTTTAGAATTACTAAGTAGAATACAATCTATATACTTTGAGGGAGATGTAGTATTTATTAATGATTTAGATATAAATTTAGTTGATTTATACAACATAGGCTTAGATACGGAAATAAGTAAAGAATCTATAAGACAAGATATATACAAACATGTTAATGAAGGAAATTTAAATAATAAAAAAGAAGATATTATTGAATATATTAAAGATAAATATAATGTGAAATTTAATGTAGTTAAAGTATCTTCAGCAGGTGGTATTGTATATAGAATAAATAGAGAAAATAATATTGAATTTTTGTTAGTAAAAATATTAGGTGGTAATTGGGGATTTCCTAAAGGTCATATAGAAGATAATGAAACAAAAGTTATGACTGCAATAAGAGAAATTAAAGAAGAAACAAATTTAGAAACCATAATAGTAGATCCTGAAAATTTTCAAAAAGATATTTCATATATTACAAATACAGGAGAATTAAAATATGTTACATTTTTCTTAGCTAGAGCTATTAGTCATAATGTATTGATTGATATAGGGGAAATTAGTGAGTATAAATGGTGTAGTTATGGAGATGCATTAAAGATATTAACATATTCATCACATAGAAAATTATTACAAGAAGCAAGATTATACATTTTTAAAGAATGA
- the ptsP gene encoding phosphoenolpyruvate--protein phosphotransferase, with the protein MMRLTGIGASEGVAIGKVYVFHEEEIQLPEEKLLSGETSESEIIKLEEAMKKSKTQLIAIREKVRIKMGDDKADIFDGHILLLEDEDLMDEIKNKIMEDGLKAAHALKEGIDEYSLMLSQLDDPYLRERAADFQDIGKRWLKNLLNIKISDLGNLEPNTIIITNDLTPSDTAQLDLAHCNGFVTEIGGKTAHSAIMARSLEIPAVVGTRSILSEVVDGQGIIIDGDKGEIYLNPTDELIKEYEIKREKQLKAKEELKKIKNLKPITKDGHEVEIWGNIGKPEDIDAVMEAGATGVGLYRTEFLFMNSGHMPTEEEQYKAYREVVEKMKNCPITIRTMDIGGDKELPYLDLPKEMNPFLGYRAIRISLVQKDMFKTQLKAILRASAYGTVKIMYPMITSINEVRAANVILEECKKELDEIGKKFDRNIKVGIMIETPSSAIIAYKFAKEVDFFSIGTNDLTQYFLAVDRGNEMVSDLYSAFNPAVLEAIQKVIDAAHDRGIPVSMCGEFAGNKQSTELLLGMGLDAFSMSASSVLQVKKKILESNYAEAQKYRDLILSKDTPQEVIDALR; encoded by the coding sequence ATGATGAGATTAACGGGTATTGGAGCTTCTGAAGGAGTTGCTATAGGTAAGGTTTATGTATTTCATGAAGAGGAAATACAACTTCCTGAAGAAAAACTTCTTTCAGGTGAAACATCTGAATCTGAAATTATTAAATTAGAAGAGGCTATGAAAAAATCTAAAACTCAACTTATTGCTATTAGAGAAAAAGTAAGAATTAAGATGGGTGATGATAAGGCAGATATTTTTGATGGACATATTCTATTATTAGAAGATGAAGATTTAATGGATGAAATCAAAAATAAGATAATGGAAGATGGATTAAAAGCAGCTCATGCCTTAAAAGAAGGTATAGATGAATATTCATTAATGCTTTCTCAATTAGATGACCCTTATTTAAGAGAAAGAGCAGCAGATTTCCAAGATATAGGTAAAAGATGGCTAAAAAACTTACTGAATATTAAAATAAGTGATTTAGGAAACTTAGAACCTAATACAATTATTATTACTAATGATTTAACACCTTCTGATACAGCACAACTAGATTTAGCACATTGTAATGGGTTTGTAACTGAAATAGGTGGTAAAACAGCACATTCTGCTATTATGGCAAGATCACTTGAAATTCCAGCAGTAGTAGGAACTAGATCTATACTTTCTGAAGTTGTAGATGGTCAAGGAATAATTATAGATGGAGATAAAGGGGAAATTTATTTAAATCCAACTGATGAATTAATCAAAGAATATGAAATAAAAAGAGAAAAACAATTAAAAGCTAAAGAGGAATTAAAGAAAATCAAAAACTTAAAACCTATTACTAAAGATGGACATGAAGTAGAAATCTGGGGTAATATAGGTAAACCAGAAGATATAGATGCTGTTATGGAAGCGGGAGCAACTGGGGTAGGATTATACAGAACAGAGTTCTTATTCATGAATTCTGGTCATATGCCAACAGAGGAAGAACAATATAAGGCATATAGAGAAGTTGTTGAAAAAATGAAAAATTGCCCTATAACTATTAGAACTATGGATATAGGTGGAGATAAGGAATTACCTTATTTAGATTTACCAAAAGAAATGAATCCATTTTTAGGATATAGAGCAATTAGAATTTCTTTAGTACAAAAAGATATGTTTAAAACTCAATTAAAAGCTATATTAAGAGCGTCTGCATATGGAACAGTTAAAATTATGTATCCAATGATAACTTCAATAAATGAAGTAAGAGCAGCAAATGTTATTCTTGAAGAATGTAAAAAAGAATTAGATGAAATTGGTAAGAAATTTGATAGAAATATTAAAGTTGGTATAATGATAGAAACACCATCTTCAGCTATAATTGCATATAAATTTGCAAAAGAAGTTGATTTCTTCTCTATAGGTACTAATGATTTAACACAATATTTCTTAGCAGTAGATAGAGGAAATGAAATGGTTTCAGATCTTTATTCTGCATTTAACCCTGCTGTACTTGAAGCTATACAAAAAGTTATAGATGCTGCACATGATAGAGGAATACCTGTAAGTATGTGTGGAGAATTTGCAGGAAATAAACAATCAACAGAATTATTACTTGGAATGGGACTAGATGCATTTAGTATGTCAGCATCATCAGTATTGCAAGTTAAAAAGAAAATATTAGAATCAAATTATGCAGAAGCACAAAAATACAGAGATCTAATTTTAAGTAAAGATACTCCACAAGAAGTGATAGATGCATTAAGATAG
- a CDS encoding PTS-dependent dihydroxyacetone kinase phosphotransferase subunit DhaM, with product MKKETVGIVLVCHSNSMTDAFLEFCNVLKQEDFELLNGGGSNYDTYGTTPEIVADVIRKANRGKGVLVLVDFGSSINAVKGAIKLINGEIDVEIADCPLVEGTVSAIVANDENMNLKKLKAIAEDSINFKKIK from the coding sequence ATGAAAAAAGAAACTGTAGGAATAGTATTAGTTTGTCATAGTAACTCAATGACAGATGCATTTTTAGAATTTTGTAATGTATTAAAACAAGAAGATTTTGAATTATTAAATGGTGGTGGAAGTAATTATGATACTTATGGAACTACACCTGAAATAGTTGCAGATGTAATAAGAAAGGCAAATAGAGGAAAAGGAGTATTAGTACTTGTAGACTTTGGAAGTTCAATTAATGCAGTAAAGGGTGCAATAAAATTAATAAATGGTGAAATAGATGTTGAAATAGCAGATTGCCCTTTAGTTGAAGGAACAGTATCTGCAATAGTTGCTAATGATGAAAATATGAATTTAAAAAAATTAAAAGCTATTGCTGAAGATAGCATTAATTTTAAGAAAATAAAGTGA